TCGCACTTATGCCGGTGGATCTGGTCTGGGCTGAGAATTTTCAGGCCGGTTCCCAGGGTGAGGGCGTGCCGTTCTTCGAGCGCCGCCCCGTGCCGTCTGGCCCTGCGTCCAAAGCCAGGCAGGCGGCGCAGTTGGACCATAACCCTAAATATTATTACGGCCCGTACGGACGCTCCGGTTTCGCCGTGCATACCGACGTCTGGGACGACCCTGTAACTCACACCGACCCTGAATACGCCGGGCGGCCCGAGCTTTCGGATTTCCGCTGGCGCGACACCTACGGCTGCGTAAAACTGCGGCCCGGCTGCCTGGCCCTGCTGAACGAATTTATAGCGGAACAGGCGGCGCTGGGCCGCCGCGTGCAGCTGGAGGTGAGAGAAACCGGGCTGCTGGACAAACTGCCGTAAACCCCGCACTTTGGCCCTCTCGGAAAAAGTGCGGGGCAAATCGGGAATATTGCAGGATATGGGCAACAACGCAAAGGGGAAAGTATAAAATGAAAAGACTTTACAGAAGCAGTGAAAACAAGGTGTTTGCCGGCGTGCTTGGCGGACTGGGAGAGTATTTCAACGTTGACCCGGTGCTGTTAAGGCTGTGCTATGTTTTTCTGGTGATTTTTACGGCCATCATACCGGGCCTCATCGCCTACGTCGTGTCCATCTTCGTGGTCCCCGAAAAACCTGCCACACCTTAAAGATCCGCCGCTTTTTGAGTGGCGGGTTTTAAAAATGTAAGATATCAACTGATGGAAAAGCAGAATTTAAACGTCTCGGCTGATAATGCGCGACCGTATCAGACCAAGATCTCTTTCGGCATCACGTCCGCTGTCATCACGAGCCTGGCGCTTATTACCGGCCTGGATACGCTGACACATCCGAAATCAGGCATTATAGGCAGCATACTGGTAATAGCCCTGGCGGACAACCTGTCC
The genomic region above belongs to Elusimicrobiota bacterium and contains:
- a CDS encoding PspC domain-containing protein — encoded protein: MKRLYRSSENKVFAGVLGGLGEYFNVDPVLLRLCYVFLVIFTAIIPGLIAYVVSIFVVPEKPATP